The Haloarcula sp. H-GB4 genome segment CGTCTCTGAGGTCGCGTCGACGATAGCCTGCTGGTTGTCGAGCACCGTCTCTAAGTCAGTGAGCGCCTGCTGAATCGCGCCCGTCGTCTCTTCGACGTTCTCGGCGGTGCTGTCGGCCATCTCGCGGACCTCCCCGACGATTCGCTCGACCTCGTCGGCGTGCTGTTTCGACTCGTCGGCCAGCTCTTTGATTTCGTCGGCAACGACCGCGAACCCGTCACTGTCGCTGTTGCTTCGCGCGGCTTCGATGTTGGCGTTCAGCGCCAGCATATTCGTCTGGTCCGCGATGTCGTTGATGACCTCGACGAACTCATCGATCTCCTCGATATGGCCCCGGAGTTCTGTCGAGTCCGACGCGACCTGTTCGGCGGACTCCGTCGCATCCTCGACGCGTTCGATTGTTTCCTCGGCCGTCTCGACGGATTCCTCGGCGAGTTCCCTGGCCTCACCGCTTTGGCTGCTCACTTCCTCGGCGCTGGAGGCGATTTCCTCGACGGTCGCGCTGAACCCGGAGACTTCGGACTGGACCTCATCGAGGTTGTCGGACTGCTCGCCAGCCATCTCCTTGATTTCGTCGGACTGCTCGGTAACGGCGGCGGCGGAGTCGCCGATTTCGCCGACCGCTGACTCGACGTCTGTCGCCATCTGTGACTGGAGGTTCTGGAGCGCCTCACGCTGTTCGACGATCTCACTGAAATCGATCAGTAGCTCCAGCGCACCGATAGCATTGCCGCCAGGACCCATTAGCGGAATTGCTACCGCCCGCGCGTGTGCCATCGTCCCGTCAGGTCGCTCGGCCGAGCGGAACTCGCTTTCGCGGACTGGCTCTCCCGTTCTGATGACCTCCTGAGCAAGCGTCTCGTCCTGTCCCTCTGTGCCGAACACGTCGTATGCGTTCATCCCGACCGCCTTGCTCGCCGGCAGTCCGAGCATACGTTCAACCGTATCGTTCCAGTGTGTGATGTCGCCGTCCGCATCGACCACGAACGCCGCTTCCGGTAAGTCCTCGACGAGTGATTCGAACGTGTGGAGCCAGAAATCTCCGCTGTCGTCGACGGACTCCGGTAGCAGACCGTCTTCAGATGCAGTTTTTGCCATTGTAAGAACTATCTTAGAAACTAATATACGGTTTTCGACCGATTACATCAGTTGATAACTGGATTGAGCGAATCTCAGCAGGAGCGAAGCCACAGCCCGACCAGTATAGCGGCGCTCCTGCATACCACAACGACCGGGATAAACACGGATTCCCGACTCAATCTTAAACAACTGCCAGTCTGGCGGTCCGATGCAAGCAACAACACGGCCGGAACGCTGCCAGGGACCGATATCCTGCCTGTAGCAACCCGGTTTCGGCAGGCCTATACCGCCCGAGTTCATACGTTTTGTTGATGAGTATCGAGACCGATACCGCCGCTGACATCGACGGTGACCACGTCGAAGCGCTCGCTACAGAGTTCGGCGAAGCGATCGCCGAACTACCGGTGTACCAGCGATTCAAGGAGACGAAAGACGCCGTCGAGAACCACGACGAGGCGCAGGCGGCCATCCAAGAGTTCGAGCAGATTCGCGAGGAGTTCATGCTCGCCCGCCAGACTGGTAACGCTTCTCAGGAGGACCTCCGGAAGGTCCAGCAGAAGCAGGAGGAACTTCACGACATCCCGGTAATGAGTGATTATCTGGAGGCCCAGAACGAACTCGAACTGCGCCTGCAGGAACTCAACGAGATCGTGTCCGAGGAACTGGCCGTGGACTTCGGCCAGAAAGCCGGCGGTTGCTGCGAGGACTGACCCTCGTATTTCTCGCGGTCGTACTTTTCGCCGACTCTGGAGCCGCCGGTCGAGGCTGCCGATGCCGCCGACAGCTATCATCAGTCAGCGACACATCCGGTAGACTGGGCGGTTACCCTTCGACTTCGGTTTTCACCACGACCGCTGGTCGTTCGCTTAGCCTGAGCACCTTGTCCGTGATGCTACCGAGGAGACTGCGGTACTCCGCTGGCCGCCGCTTCGTCCCAAGCACAAGCAGATCGACATCCGCCTCATCGGCGGTTTCGATGATGGATTCGGCCGGCCGTCCGTGTTTCAGGGTCGTCGTTACGTCAACGCCGGACGCCTCCGCGTCGGCCTGTATCCGGGCCAGCGTCTCCTGACCCGTTTCTTCGAGGCCGTGCTCGGGCCCTTCGGATTCGTCGACGTATTCGTCACCGCTGTAGGCCGTGTACACGTCCTCGTCAACGACATACAGCACGTGGAGGGCCGCACCATGTTCTGCTGCGAGGGCAATCGCGTGGGACTCGGCGTTGGTTGAAGCTTCTGTCCCATCCGAGGCGAGGAGGATGTGATCGTACATACAGGTTATATTTCTCGCAGTTGGGAAATAAACCGAGGGCTCCGTTCTCAGATAGCGAGAGGCGCCACGATCACGAAACGCCACAGGTGACCGTAGAACTGGGTCCGAATTGCAGCCGAAGTATCCGCACAGCAGCCAGCGACCGACGGTCCGGCGTCTTCGAAACATCTTAGCGACCAGGCGTGGCATCTCTCGACATGACAGTCGAATCTGACTGGGATGACTGGCTCCCGCGTGCGGTGGAGTCAGCGACGCCTGACGGACTGGCAATCTGGTATCTGGGCTGTAACGGCTTCATCGTGAAATCGAGCGGCGGGACGACCGTCTTCATCGATCCGTATCTCGGCATTGGCGACCCGCCGCGAACCGTCCGGATGATCCCGGTCCCGTTCAACCCCGAGGACATCACCGAATGCGACGCGGTTCTGGGCACTCATGAGCATACCGACCACGTCCACGGACCGTCACAGGTCCCGATTCTCGCTGGGACGGGCGCGGACTACTACACGACTGACAGCGGTCACGACGTTATCCAAGAGGAGGCGTGGCTGGAGAACGACAGTGTCACCGACGACCAGCTCCACGAAGTCGCGGACGGGGACACGCTCGAAATCGGCGACCTGACAATTCACGTCGAACCTGCCAATGACCCCGACGCTGAGCACCCGGTGTCGTACGTGTTCGAACACGACTCCGGCACGTTCTTCCACGGCGGCGACGCCCGCCCCGGCGAGTTCGAGTCTGTCGGCGAACGTTACGATATCGACGTCGGCGTTCTCGCGTTCGGGACGGTCGGGCTGATCGACGACAAGGAGACCGGCGAACCCACGCGAACCCAGTGGTACAACGACGAGAACATGATTATCGAAGCCGCGAACGAACTCCAACTGGACACCCTCATCCCGACCCACTGGGATATGTGGAAGGGGATGACGACGGAGCCAACCGTCCTGCACAACCACGCCAACAGCTTCGCGTATCCTTCGGCACTTTCAATCGTTGAAATCGGCGACCGGTACGACCTAGACTGAAAGCGGTCTGCCAGTGCCGCGCGGACGGATCGTCTATCTCTCTGCCCTCACGCTCTGTTCGTGTTACTGAGGTTACGTCTGTAGAATTATATTAACTACTACAGTATAGAAAAAAGGTGTAAATGTTGGTCAGGTACGTACCTTTAATACTATTGCTGAGACCATACAGACCATGAGCAATTCGCAAGCCTACGACGAAGTCACTGTCGCTGCCGATGGCGTGACAGTGACCAAGCGGTTCGAAGCGGACGAGTTCCCCGTGCCCGCGATAGCGTTTAATCTCACTTCGCGACGGTCCGTCCCGGTGACAGTCAGACTGGTCGACACTGTTCCAGACGACGTAGCAGTCGAGGATCTGGGCTTCCATCCCGAGTACGGCAGTGAGTACTGGGACATCAACGAAGACCGGATCGCCTTCGAGAAGGAACTCGAAGCCGAAGCCGACTACACGACCGTCTACGGCATCCGTGCGACGGGCACCGACGACGTCGAGAAGTTCCTGACGGAACCCGAAATCGAGAGTGTGGACCCGCCCCTGGACGAGGACGAGGAGGACCTCGTCGGTGGTGGCGACGAGGCTGTTCGGGATGTCATCGCCGGTGACGCCGACAGCGTTCCCGGTCTGGAAGACGATGACGACGAGGACATTGAGACGCTGGACCTCTCAGATCCGAACAACCCAGAATCAAGCGTCGAAGCCCCCGAAGAGAGCAACGCTGCGCCGGCAGATTCCGAGGTCCAATCCGGCGCTGTCGTCGCGACGATGGCACAGGAAATCCGCGACCAGAACGTCTCCCCCGAAGACGTGAAGCTCCTCAAGCGTGCGCTCGACGCCGTCTCCGAAGATGACAACGACAGTGACACCGGTGGCGTCAACGACGCTCGGATCCAGCGCATCCAGAGCGATGTCGCAGACCTCCGTGCGTACACCGATGCCCTCGAAGAGTTCCTCGAAGAGAACGGCACTGGCGAGGACATGATTCAGGAGTTCGGCGAGCGCCTCGACTCTTTCGAGGAGGCTCTGGAGGGTTTCCAGGACGAAGTCCAGTCGGCGACGGACACAGCCACTTCGGCCTCCGACCAGGTCGACGACCTTTCCGAGGAAGTCGAGAGCGTCGAAGGGCAGCTTGACGACCTCGAAGACGATATCGAAGCCGTCCGCGAGGAGATCGACGATGGAGAACTCGCTGACCGGATCGACGAAACCGAATCGGAGATCGAGGAGCTCAAACAGTGGCGCGAACAGCTGTCATCGGTTATCGGCGGCGGCGAATAACCGAACTCGTTTTACCGATCCCCCGTCTGTGCCTGCATAATGACGACGACGAGGGTGGCCGTTCCGCGCAAGGGCCGGCCTCTCGAAGCAGTACTGGAGCGACTCGCCGGACGCACGGGGACGACCGACCTGGCCGACGATATCATCTCGACGCTTCGCTACGAGAAGGCCGTCACCAAGGGCAATCAGGACGCGGTCGCCGATGTGTACCATCGCATTAGCGATTACTCCTCGCTCGATGCGCCATACGAGCCAGAATACACGCTGCTGCGGGACGACCGCGACGGGATGCCGCGACGGATCGTCTTCGACAGCGTCACCGTGCCGACCGAACACGGTGATGTCCAGCTGATCGGCCGCGAGGAACCGTTTCGGGCGCTCCGGACACACGAGTTTGCGCTCGGGTTCGACAGCGCCGACCTCGTACTCGAAGAAGTCGTTCAGCTCCGGGACGAACCGCTGACTGCTATCCACGAGATCAACGACCGCATCGATCCGCTGGACACGGATGTCCGGGTCGTGACCGGGCTAGGCGACACGGTGTACCACACGCTGCTGGCGACGCCGGAGGTTATGGACACACAGGACGGTCCCCTCGACCGGTCCTTCGTCACCAACTACGAGGGCGAACTCTGTATCTCACCGCGGTACGAACGGCTCGTCGAAGCCGTCCTCGGGACGAGCGCGCTCGATGGCGTCTCCTTTACCTATCCGACTGAGGGTGGCGAAGAGGAAGCAGACATCGCGGCGACCGGCCTCGGCGTCTACCTCACCGTCACGGGGTCGACCGCGCGCGACCATGGCCTTGAACTGGGCGAGCAGTTGTTCCCCAGTGAAACCGTACTTCTGGAAAACGCCCACGAGCGTACCGAGAGGACGAAACAGGTCGCCAGTCTGTTCGAGGAACCAGAAGAAACAGCGCTGCAGTCGGTCTAAAACCGTTTTCAGAGACGCCGCCGCTGGATGAGCTTCGCAGCGACGCCGACGGGTACAACGACCCACGCGACGAGCCCCGCGGCGACCATCGGCGTGGTCAGCCCGGCCTGTGTCAAGACGCTGCCGAAACCACCGGCGACCACGTCCACCTGTGAGAGCGCGAGCACGCGGAAGCAGTCCACTGGGTTGAGGAGTATCGCCACGGCGATAGCGCCGGATCCGAGATCGAACCCTGCGACAGCCCCCAGCGCGACGAGGTCGTGCAACAGCGCGACCCAGAGCCAGATGGCCAGTGTCGCACCGAGCGCGTGCGTCTTCGTCCGCGCAACCGTCGAGATCAGCACCGCCACGCCAAGCATCGCACAGGCGGTCAACACCGCAACAAGGGCGACCGCCGCGTACTGGCCGACGCTAGCGAGGCCGATGTAGCGGACGGTCAACAGCGCACCGGGAACGAAACCGAGTAACATCGCGCCGGACAGCACCGCCGCTCGGCCGATGGCAGTCCCGACGACGACACGGCCTTTCGTCACCGGAAGCGCGAGCATGAGTTCGAGCGAGCCGCGCTCGTCGGCACCGACGATGGCGTCGTAGCCGACCGCCAGCGCCGTCAGCGGCACAAGGTAGACGCCGAGTTCCGCGATGGTTGCAATGACTGCATCGAAGCGACCCGGGCCAACTGAACTCGCCCCGAACTGGACGACTGCGGTGGTAAAGAGGCCGAACAGCAGCGCCACGCCGAGTGCCCACCGGCTCCGGACGGCCAGCCGGTACTCTCGACGAGCGATGGTGAGTAGACTGCTGTCGGCAAGTCCTTCGAGCGCCGATCTGTCGGCCGCGTCCGTCGCCGTCTCCATCTCGGTTCCGCCGTCGTGCAACCGGGTGGCTGGCGCGTCGACTGCGACGACGCCGCCGTCGGGGGCAGGGTCCGTCGAGGAGTCGTCTTCGCTCATGCTGGCTCACCGCCTGAGTCCTCGGACGCTGTTTCCGAAGCCGATGCCGCCGCTGTGCTGTCGGAGCCAGAGTTGCCGCCGTCGTCCGCCTCGACGGCCTCGTGGAACGCGGCCTCAAGGCCGGGTTCCCGGACCTCGAAACGGTCGATGTCGTACCCCTCACCGACGGCGGTCAGCAGGTCGTAGGCCTCCGCTGGCGTGGTCCGTGCCGTCACGTCCGCGCCTGAACGACTGACGCTGGACACTGCCTCGTGGGTTTCGAAGTCGGTTGCCACATCGCTCGCAGCCGCCTCGGACGCAAGCGACAGCGCCAGCGTCACCTCGTCGGCGGCGGCGCGGCGAAGTTCTTCGACTGGGCCCGCAGTCGCCACCTGTCCGTCGGCGATGATGACCGCCTCCGAGCAGAGCCGCTGAATCTCCCCGAGCGCGTGCGAGGAGAAAACAATGGTCACGTCGGTCTCCGACGCCAGAGACTCCACGACCTCGTGGAATGCCCGGATACCGTTGGGGTCGAGCCCCGCGGTCGGTTCGTCGAGTATCAGTACGGCCGGTTCACCGACGAGCGCGGTGCCGAGGCCGAGCCGGCGGTTCATCCCGTTGGAGTAGCCGCCGACCCGGCGGTCCGCGGCGTCCGCGAGCCCGACGGTGTGCAGGATACGCTTGACGTGGTGGTCCCGGTTCTCGCGGGGCACCGAGCGCATCCGGGCGTGGAAACTGAGTATTTCGCGGCCGGTCAGGCTCGGCGGGAAGCCGGCATGCTCGGGGAGATAGCGCACTCGTTCGCGGACGGTGGTCCCGTCGGTGGGGTCCGCACCGGCGACGGAGATACTCCCCTCGTCCGGCCGGTTCAGCCCGGCGAGCATTTTGAACAGCGTCGTCTTGCCGGCTCCGTTCGTGCCAAACACGCCGAGGGTGGCCCCCTGCTCGACAGACAGACTCAGTCCGTCGAGCGCCTGCACGTCACCGTAGGCTTTCGATACGTCGTCGACGTCAATCACGTTCATAGTAGCTCCTCCAGTTCTCGTGGGGTGGTTCGGTGAGCGGGCGGGCATCGACGACGCCGGGCGACTTGACCACAGGCACGGACGACTCGGCCAGCCGAACGGCATCGAAGGCCGGGCTGCTGGCGAATACCCGCGCGGCGGGCTTTTCGGCAGTCACCTGCTGGACAGCCCCGGCCGGTTGATAGCGGGTGTCTCCGATGCCATCGTCATCGATGTCCGTTGGGTTCGCCCGGGACCAGTAGTTCCCGACGCTCTCGTTCCAGTGGACCTGGTCGCTCATCACCGCGAGCACCGGCCTGTTGTTGCGGATGAAACTGTTCTCGGTCACGGTGCCGTCGGTGCTCCCCGCAGCGATGTGGACGCCGATGTCGTTGCCGACGATGAGGTTGCCGACGATGCGGTTGCTGACGGAGTTGTAGACGAACAGCCCGTTCTCGTTGTCGACGAGGTGATTCCCGCGGATGTCCGTGTCGTCGATGCTTTTGACGAGGATGCCGTGACCGGACTGCCCGCTGTTGTTCACCGCGATATTGTCCTCGATGATGAGGTGTTTCGACACCATCAGCGCGTACCCGACGTCGTTGTCGAAAGCGGTGTTGTTCCGCAGGTGGCAGTCGTCGGAGTACATGTAGTGGACGCCGTACCGGAGGTCCCACATGGTGTTGCCGGTCGCGTTCACGTCCTTGGCCCAGTTGAAGTAGAGCCCGTCCCGAACAGTGGTGATGTCGTTGTTCCGGATGACGCTGTCCTCGGTCTTCCAGATCTGGATGCCATTGCCGCGCTTGGTCAACTGCGTAATCTCCTCGCGGCCGACGATGGTGTTGTTCCGGATGTCGGCGTCGTCGACCCCGTCAAGCCAGATGCCGAAGGTCATGCCGGTCACGCGGCTGTCACGGACAGTGACCTCGCTTGCGTTGACGAATATCGCGGCATCATTCGTCGCGGTGCTGTAGCCGCTGTTGCGGACCCAGAGATCCGATACGGTGACACCCTGTGCTTCGATGGCGAGAACGTCACCTTCCCCGTCGCCGTGCAGCAGCGCCGACCCGGGACCGCTCCCGGAGAGAGTGACGTTCGGCGTCGTGACGACGAGAGTCTCGTTAAAGCGACCGTCGAGCGTGACGGTATCGCCGGGGTCAGCGGCGTCAACCGCCGCCTGCGCGCTGTCGTACGTTTCGCCATCGACTGTCGCGGTGCCGTCGGCTGACGGGGCGATAAACGAGTCCGTATCTGGCACGTCGGGATCAAAGGCGAGGTCATCGTGGGTTCCGTCGGTCTCGCCGGCGCTGGCCATTCCGACAGCCATGACCGACAGCACGAGTAGGACCGCGGTCCCAACGGCGAACACTCGCTCGAAATCGTGGGACAGTGGGCTCATGAGTGAATTTCTGGTTGGTCAGACTCAGCCGCGGTGGTTGTCGGGCGGTGCGGGGCATCTTCCTCGTCGTCGGAGTCGCCGTCACGGTCCCGAACGGCGTCGGGAAGCCCGGTGGCCCTGTCGCGAATTCGGGCCGGGAGCTCGTTGAACGTCACTGCCTGATCGCGGTAGTAGTACGAAACCGCGAGCAGTCCAACGGCGGTGGCGGCCATGTACGCGCCGAGGCCGAACCGGGAGGCACTCGTGATGTTGGCGACCTGGTACTGGCCCCACAGAGGCGGTGTGAAGCCGGCAACGCCCATCACCGGTGCGCCGGGGTCGAGCGTGTGGCCGGCCTGCCAGAGCCGGTACTGGATGTCGGCCAGCATCACGGTGAACACCAGCACGGTGCCGCCGAACTGGTATTTCAGGCCGCGTTTGAGCTTCTTGACGGTCGGCGCGATAGCGACGAATACTGACAGCAGTGACACGCCGATGAACGCGACCGGCCCGAGCGCCCACTCGGGTACGTCGATGGCGTTCTCCTCAACGGGGAAGTTCGGCTCGACTAACACCGGGTCGGGGAAGTAGAACCCGACGTAGTGGTTCAGCCGCGCCATCTCGATGAAATCCCCGGTCAGGTGGGGGTAGGCGTACAGAGAGACGCGGAGCGTCGTGCTGGGGTACTGGACGGCGTCGACGCTGATGCGCCACATCGGGAACGCGAGCGCCGCGACGAACAGCGCTGCTGCTGCCACGGGGAGACCCCGCCGGATCTCACGGAAGTCGTCGATGGTGGGTCGTTGCATGGCTGAACACCTCCGAAGTGGGTTGTGTCGCTACCCCTCCGCCGGTTCGACAATCATCCGGCTGCGCATCTCCAGGTGTAGGGCGCTACAGAAGAACGTACAGTAGATCCAGTACACGCCGGGATCGTCAGCCGTGAACGTAACCTCACGAGTGTCCTGTGGCGCCACAGCGTAGTTGATGTCGTGCTCGGGGATGGCAACGCCGTGGATGATGTCCTGCACGCCCTCGATGTTGGTCGTGGACAGTTTCACTTCGTCGCCTTCCTGCACCGTGAAGTCCGGCAGGCCGTACTCCGAGCGCTTGGTCGTCATCTTGACGTGGACGCTGTTCTCACCCGTGCGCTCGACGCCGGAGTCTTCCTCGGTGATATAGGTCTCGTCGTAGTCGCTCTTGTCGTAGACCTTCTTGGCGTCGATCTTGTCCTTATGGGCGAACACGCAGTCGTGTGGCTCGGGATATGCCGGGTGGTCCGCGACCAGTTCCATCTCTTTTTCACCTTGCCCGATGTGTATGAGCTGGTCGTTATCGGGCATGATCGGACCGACCGGGAGGAACCGGTCTTTCGAGAGCTTGTTGAGGCTGATGAGCCATTCTCCGTCCGGGTCGGTCGTCATCGCCTCAAGCGCCTGAATGTGACCGGGGTTGTAGTGAACGTCCTGTTTCTCGATGATCGGGTCTTCGGACCCCTCCTCAGCCTCGACAGCGGCCTCGATGTCCCACTTGACCGCCTGGGAGTCGATGAATAGCGACGTGTAGGCGTGGCCGTTGCCGTCGAAAGTCGTGTGCAGCGGGCCGAGCCCGACACGCGGTCGTCCGGCGACAACCTCTTCGGGATCGGAGGAGTCGGCCAACGCGTTCAGGTCGAGCATGGTCACCGTCGGCGAGAGCTTCCCCGCGATGAAGGCGTAGTCGCCGTTCGGCCCGACCTCGACACAGTGAGGGCTTTTCGGCGTCGGAATGTACTTCACGATAGGGCGGTCGCCCTGATTGAGTGAGCTTCCCTGCGTGCCGTCGATGACGGGGATGCCGTTGACTTCCTCGTAGTTGCCGTTCTCGACGGCCTGCTCGATGGCCGGGATGTCGAAGGCCTTGACGTTATCCCGGTCGTCCTTCGTCATGCCCTGAATGTCGGTAGCCTCCTCGCTATTGTATGCCGAGGAGATGGCCCACCGACCCTCTTTGCCGGTGTCGACGATATCGAGATTACCGTCGACCTTGACCTGCCACTGGGTCTCCATTGACTCGGGGTCAACGGCGACGAACAGCGACGTGTAGTTGTCCGGGTTCTTCACGTCGGTCCCGTCGTTGGGTAGCGGCGCGCGGAACTCGCCGTTGCCCAGCACGTACTTGGTGTCCGGGGAGAGGACGGTACAGCCGTGGATGGCCTGCATGTTCGGGACGTCAGTGATCGCGTCTGTCTCGAAGTACGTGAGGTTCACGCGGGCGATGCGACCGTTGGCCTTGTCGTTGACGTACAGATACTCGCCGTCGTAGTCGCCGTCCGTCTCCGAGAGGTTCGGGTGATGGTTGTCACCCCAGCTATACCCGCCGCCCTCTTCGAGCAGCTCTTTCGTGTCATCGGTGAAGCCATAGCCCGACGCACAGTCGGTGTTGAACACCGGAATGCGGGTGAGCTCGCGCATCGACGGGATGCCAATGACCCGCAGTTCGCCGGAATGTCCGCCCGACCAGAAGCCGTAGTACTCGTCGTGTTCGCCGGGTTCGACCGTGTGGCTCGCGCCGCTGCCCGATGGTGTCGACTGGCTGCCAGCGCTGCCACCGCCACCAGTCAGCGCCGAACACCCGGCGACCGACCCCATCGCACCGGCGGCGACGCCGGCTTTCATGAAGTCCCGGCGACCGAGCGAGAGCCCGGGCAGTCCCAGCGAGATGTCGTCGTCTTCAGCCGTTTCATCAGGGGACTCGACCTCCGCCAGAACAGAGTCAAGCGTTTCTTCGTACTCTTCGAGAACCTCGTTCGGGTCGCGGGGGGTTTCGTTCTTACTCATATCAGACCACCTTGATTGTGCCGGCCATCCCGTTCATCTCGTGGGGAATGCAGTAGTACTCGTACGTGCCCGTCGTCTCCAGCGTGACCTCGTAGCTCTCGCCTTTCGGGACGTTGCCCTCCTGGCCATTGCTGTACCCGTCTTTCGCGGCCTGTTCGGAGTCGAACTCACCGGACGCGAAGTAGTCCGCGCCGTCGGGGATCTTGTTTTCGTAGGCCGTCACCGTGTGACCGATGCTGCCGACGTTCTCGAATGTGACCGTCGTCCCAGCCTCGACCTGAATTTTCTTCGGCTCGTATGCCAGTTCGTCCGTCATTTCGACGGTGCTCGTCTCGGTCCACTCGGACCCACTCCCGCCGTCACTGGCCTCAGTCTCGCCGCCGTCTGCTCCGTCGCTGCTGCTGCCCGAGTCGCCGTCACCGCCACTGTCGGACCCGCCGCCCGACGAACAGCCAGCCAGCGCAACTCCAGCTGCGAGACCCAGACCGCGCACGAATGTTCTACGCGTTTCCATGGTAGCTCACGACTGCAACTCGAAGACCAACCTGTATATATGGGGAACCGCACTTTCATTTCGCAGGAAGCGGGGCGAATATGTTCGTCGGTGAATAGTGAACCGAGTATTCTCACAGTGGCTCCGTTAGAATAGCGACTGCCGAACTACCTGATCGGGGCAGTTGGGAGTGATCGATTCGGGTCTCCCCGGCGGACGCCTCACACCGGTTTACTCTGGGATGCGACAACATCTACCCCCGGGCTGTAGTAGCACACGGGGTCATCGTTGGGACGGGCGAACCCGTCGGCCCGCAGTAATGTATCGGTCTCGACGGTCGCCGACGCCGGGTACAGCGTCCAGGTGTCGTGGCTGACATCGGTGTACCGGAGCGACCCGTCCGGTGCCTCGGTGTAGAACCGATAGCGTTCGACCAGAAACTCGGCCAGCGAATCCGCAGTGGCGGTGAACGGGTCGTCCGTCGGCCAGTACGCCGCCTCGTACACGCCGGGACGTGCCCCGGGATGCTGCCGTCGGCTGTCGAATTGTACGCGACCGTCGCGAAGTTGCAGGGAGATGCGGGCGTAGTAGTACGGGAGGTGGTGAAACAGGCGTGCGCCGACGA includes the following:
- a CDS encoding plastocyanin/azurin family copper-binding protein; this translates as METRRTFVRGLGLAAGVALAGCSSGGGSDSGGDGDSGSSSDGADGGETEASDGGSGSEWTETSTVEMTDELAYEPKKIQVEAGTTVTFENVGSIGHTVTAYENKIPDGADYFASGEFDSEQAAKDGYSNGQEGNVPKGESYEVTLETTGTYEYYCIPHEMNGMAGTIKVV
- a CDS encoding YqjF family protein produces the protein MVLPLEMSWRQLLFENWPVDPELMDAHLPPSLEADRYDGSAWLSVVPFTNVAVRPKGVPRSLGVRLPEINVRTYVTRDGVPSVYFFSLDAQGLASVVGARLFHHLPYYYARISLQLRDGRVQFDSRRQHPGARPGVYEAAYWPTDDPFTATADSLAEFLVERYRFYTEAPDGSLRYTDVSHDTWTLYPASATVETDTLLRADGFARPNDDPVCYYSPGVDVVASQSKPV